In Spirosoma aureum, a single genomic region encodes these proteins:
- a CDS encoding MFS transporter, with translation MTQPRQRKVRDFRLPQIYAIILIDVIVGSAVGPILPEFVKGLQRPQLWLSAGTALFLGMQLFSAPLLGKLSDGYGRRPIFILSSVGTFLADCFLLPVRVGFYFANRISDGTTNGMYATVRSAITDISPKDQLFKNLGIEGAIISLGFVLGPAVSGLLLTTFDVVQGNQAKVVAIMAVTLSCVNMLLSWTLRETHPNPPGVDTSALKNELIQSLNVHLLWSRLTAKDSKYLGLKQLVLMQLALTFSIGYYNYFVIFASFGELKMDAKAISYFFMYFGALSVVISYVFYAYIADRINQQRAIFWLAFIGVPVLGGYGLVGSSLVWLYILITIDCLTLSLIQGLIEGLMAQLTTDEDRGEVFGINQALQGLGSFATTLIFGALSLLDLRLPFAWFAVCLAIVAWLANQKLKKL, from the coding sequence ATGACGCAACCGCGCCAGCGGAAAGTCCGTGACTTTCGACTGCCTCAGATTTATGCCATTATCCTGATCGACGTCATTGTTGGTTCAGCCGTTGGGCCAATTTTACCCGAATTCGTAAAAGGCCTGCAACGCCCACAATTATGGCTTTCTGCTGGTACGGCTTTGTTTTTAGGCATGCAATTGTTCTCCGCTCCTTTGCTGGGGAAGCTCTCAGATGGCTACGGCCGACGACCTATTTTTATTCTCTCATCGGTCGGTACGTTTCTGGCCGATTGCTTTCTGTTGCCTGTTCGGGTAGGCTTTTATTTTGCGAACCGCATCAGCGACGGCACAACCAACGGCATGTATGCAACGGTGCGATCGGCGATAACCGACATTTCCCCCAAAGATCAGCTATTCAAAAACCTCGGCATCGAAGGAGCTATAATCTCGCTTGGTTTTGTCCTTGGGCCAGCCGTATCAGGTCTGCTTCTGACCACGTTTGATGTCGTTCAGGGCAATCAGGCAAAGGTTGTAGCGATTATGGCGGTCACGCTCTCTTGCGTGAATATGCTCCTGAGCTGGACGCTTCGCGAAACTCACCCAAACCCGCCCGGCGTTGACACATCAGCGCTCAAAAACGAACTGATTCAATCGCTGAATGTGCATTTGCTCTGGAGTCGCCTGACGGCGAAAGACAGCAAATACCTGGGCTTGAAACAACTAGTGCTCATGCAATTAGCGCTAACTTTCAGCATTGGTTATTACAATTACTTCGTAATCTTCGCCAGTTTCGGGGAACTGAAAATGGATGCGAAGGCTATCTCTTACTTTTTCATGTACTTCGGCGCTCTGAGCGTGGTCATCAGTTATGTCTTTTACGCCTACATTGCCGACCGGATTAACCAGCAGCGGGCCATTTTCTGGCTGGCATTTATCGGAGTCCCCGTGCTGGGTGGCTACGGGCTGGTTGGTTCATCACTGGTTTGGCTGTATATCCTGATTACCATAGACTGCCTGACCTTATCGCTAATTCAGGGATTGATCGAAGGGCTAATGGCTCAGCTAACAACCGACGAAGACCGGGGCGAAGTTTTCGGTATCAATCAGGCGTTGCAGGGATTGGGGAGCTTTGCTACCACATTGATCTTTGGGGCTTTGTCACTACTCGATCTGCGGCTACCGTTTGCGTGGTTTGCCGTTTGTCTGGCCATTGTAGCCTGGCTGGCGAATCAGAAACTCAAAAAACTATAA
- a CDS encoding DUF6660 family protein, whose protein sequence is MKLVVYLFSFWLLLLAGLPCPDADCHAHERIASTTEVPHPADDHDHGHKAPCSPFCHCATCAGFSIPRIFSYSLSVKLTTLFPIRQFFAYQSPNHADVIQSVWQPPKL, encoded by the coding sequence ATGAAGTTGGTCGTATACCTTTTTTCGTTTTGGCTGTTGCTGCTGGCGGGTCTCCCCTGTCCGGATGCCGACTGCCATGCGCATGAGCGTATCGCGTCTACCACTGAAGTTCCTCATCCGGCCGACGATCATGATCATGGGCACAAAGCACCTTGCAGTCCATTTTGCCACTGCGCCACCTGCGCTGGCTTTTCCATTCCCCGGATTTTCAGCTACAGCCTGTCGGTTAAGCTGACGACCCTTTTTCCCATCCGTCAGTTTTTTGCGTATCAGTCTCCCAATCATGCGGATGTAATTCAATCCGTCTGGCAGCCGCCCAAATTATAA
- a CDS encoding TonB-dependent receptor yields the protein MKNVFLFLLLLAAVFRTTASQGQDTLHITVRHATTNQPIPGATVLIIGTTNGAVTDTAGNAQLRLPTAGSYKIRASAVSFLSVTQTINLPISDTIRFALETSEEALEEVTVSSTRSGRTVADEPTRVEVIDGEELDEKANMQPANIAVILRESPGIQVQQTSVMSANATFRIQGLDGRYTQLLQDGLPLYSGFSSGLSLMQVPPLNLKQVEVVKGCQSTLYGSGAIAGLVNLVTKEPTRQRDLSFLINGTSALGLDLNGYYAQRNDKIGITLYATRNLQRAFDPNHDQFSDLPQTARTTLQPKLFWYPNATMTVSAGLIWSNEQRTGGYLPTIRNESATGYTEANDSRRLATQFRLEKRFTNDAVLTVKNSYSSFNRAIVLPDYRFDGLQHSSFTELSYFKHQPKSDWIVGLNVWTDGFRDNSPQSTFADPSVYRQSIVGVFVQNTLTLSEHLSLETGLRGDVVTTRVGGTTDSDSPKAFLLPRFSLLYHATEHWSSRLGGGLGYKAPTLFTEDAERLSFRGVNLRSIQSNQTESSIGLNWDINYRTELGNETTLSINQLFFYTQLNRLTVLSPQTDGYAFRTAAGHLNTRGFETNVRLVYHDIHAFLGYSFIDTQRRYDNLTGMIPLTAKHRLYFTTLYETDKLKTGFEAFYSGQQQRTDGSITRSYWTMGYMIERKWSFGSIFINFENFLDVRQSRFEPMVRGTPTQPTFVTDIYAPTDGRIINGGIKLKL from the coding sequence ATGAAAAACGTTTTTCTATTCCTATTGCTTCTGGCAGCTGTTTTCCGAACCACGGCTTCTCAGGGGCAGGATACATTACACATTACGGTACGCCACGCGACCACAAACCAACCGATTCCCGGTGCTACCGTCCTGATCATAGGCACCACAAACGGCGCAGTTACCGATACGGCCGGAAACGCCCAGCTTCGGCTACCAACTGCTGGCTCCTATAAAATCAGGGCATCGGCGGTGAGTTTCCTGTCTGTTACGCAAACGATTAATTTACCCATCAGCGATACAATTCGTTTTGCGCTCGAAACCTCCGAAGAAGCCCTGGAAGAGGTTACCGTTTCATCTACCCGCAGCGGCCGAACGGTAGCCGACGAACCAACTCGCGTTGAGGTTATTGACGGCGAAGAACTCGATGAAAAAGCCAATATGCAACCGGCCAACATCGCCGTGATTCTACGTGAAAGTCCGGGCATTCAGGTTCAACAGACATCGGTTATGTCGGCCAATGCAACCTTCCGGATTCAGGGGCTCGATGGTCGCTACACGCAACTGTTGCAGGATGGCTTACCACTTTACAGCGGTTTTTCGAGTGGGTTGAGCCTTATGCAGGTGCCACCCCTTAACCTGAAACAGGTGGAAGTGGTGAAAGGCTGTCAGTCTACGTTATATGGCAGTGGAGCCATTGCGGGGCTGGTCAATCTGGTTACGAAAGAACCGACTCGTCAACGCGACCTGTCATTCCTGATCAACGGCACGTCGGCGCTGGGCCTTGATCTGAATGGGTATTATGCCCAGCGAAACGATAAAATTGGGATTACGCTTTATGCTACCCGTAATCTGCAACGTGCTTTCGACCCGAACCACGACCAGTTTTCTGATCTGCCCCAAACGGCCCGTACTACGCTGCAACCCAAACTATTCTGGTATCCAAACGCCACCATGACTGTATCGGCGGGGCTGATCTGGTCAAATGAACAGCGTACGGGTGGTTATCTGCCAACTATCCGGAATGAATCGGCAACTGGCTATACGGAGGCCAATGATTCGCGACGGTTAGCGACGCAATTCCGGCTGGAAAAGCGATTTACCAATGATGCGGTGCTGACCGTAAAAAACAGTTACAGCAGCTTTAACCGAGCCATTGTTCTGCCCGATTATCGGTTCGATGGTCTGCAACATTCATCGTTCACTGAACTCAGTTACTTCAAACATCAGCCAAAATCGGACTGGATCGTGGGTTTAAATGTCTGGACCGATGGTTTTCGCGACAACAGCCCTCAGTCGACCTTTGCCGATCCTTCCGTCTATCGACAGAGTATTGTCGGTGTGTTCGTGCAGAATACGCTGACGCTCTCGGAACACTTGAGCCTGGAAACGGGTCTACGTGGAGACGTTGTTACCACACGCGTTGGCGGAACGACTGATTCAGATTCACCAAAGGCATTTTTACTGCCCCGCTTTTCATTGCTCTACCACGCTACAGAACACTGGTCGAGCCGGTTGGGGGGCGGATTGGGCTACAAAGCCCCAACCCTTTTTACGGAAGATGCCGAACGGTTATCGTTCCGGGGAGTCAACCTGCGCTCTATCCAGAGCAATCAGACCGAATCATCCATCGGTCTGAACTGGGATATAAATTACCGCACAGAGCTAGGAAACGAAACCACACTGTCGATCAATCAGTTGTTCTTCTATACGCAGTTGAATCGCCTGACGGTGCTGAGTCCCCAGACCGATGGCTATGCCTTTCGTACGGCCGCAGGTCACCTCAACACGCGGGGTTTCGAAACGAATGTTCGATTGGTCTATCATGACATTCATGCGTTTTTGGGCTATTCATTTATTGACACCCAGCGCCGATACGATAATCTGACGGGCATGATTCCATTAACGGCCAAACACCGGCTTTACTTTACAACGCTCTACGAGACGGATAAGCTGAAAACCGGCTTTGAAGCATTTTATTCAGGTCAGCAACAACGCACGGATGGCTCCATTACGCGCTCATACTGGACGATGGGCTATATGATCGAACGGAAATGGTCCTTTGGGAGCATTTTTATTAACTTCGAGAACTTCCTGGATGTCCGGCAATCGCGTTTTGAACCGATGGTTCGTGGTACGCCCACGCAGCCAACATTTGTAACGGATATTTATGCGCCAACCGATGGCCGAATTATCAACGGAGGTATTAAACTGAAACTATAA
- a CDS encoding family 43 glycosylhydrolase, which translates to MRLSLYLVLLFISSYPSVAQQRTYCNPMDISYRYNFEQLNEKISYRSGADPVIVNHKKEYYLFVTIQGGWWHSKDLINWNYIVPDKWPMEDMCAPAAMSVRDTLYLFQSTFEQRPIFISTEPEKGKLKFYNRWLPRLPKDIGPWDPALFHDDDTDKWYMYWGSSNVYPIFGAELDKSRNLTYAGNNPAQAYKAMLWLDPYKHGWERFGPNHSDPFKPFTEGAWMTKYKGKYYLQYGAPGTEYNVYGNGTYVSNDPLGPFEYAPYNPVAYKPGGFATGCGHGNTFQDNFGNYWNTGTTWIGYNWGMERRIVMNPAGFDKDDHMFANTRFGDFPHYLPTQKIPNQNGTESDALFTGWMLLNYKKPVVASSTLSTPTDTVRVAANVADENPRTFWVAAQNKPGETLTADLGTEREIRAVQVDYIDYKQTVYDSDSTVYTQFKILTSTDNKKWDVVADLTKEPKRDRACAYVQLDKPVRARFVRYEHVYVAGSHLAINAFRIFGNGFGKAPAAPATLTAKRQKDQRNADLSWSKVPGVVGYNIRWGIAPDKLYQNYQFWNDEANSFELRALNVDVPYYFAIEAFDENGVSVLSKVTDDGSGLGKK; encoded by the coding sequence ATGCGTTTATCGCTCTATCTGGTTCTTCTGTTCATTTCTTCCTATCCGTCCGTCGCTCAGCAAAGAACTTACTGCAACCCGATGGACATCAGTTATCGGTACAACTTCGAGCAGCTCAACGAGAAAATTTCGTATCGGTCCGGCGCCGATCCCGTCATTGTTAACCACAAGAAGGAATATTACCTCTTCGTCACCATCCAGGGTGGCTGGTGGCACTCCAAAGACCTAATTAACTGGAACTATATCGTACCTGACAAATGGCCAATGGAGGACATGTGTGCTCCGGCGGCCATGTCGGTCCGCGATACGCTGTATCTGTTTCAGTCTACCTTCGAGCAACGGCCCATTTTTATTTCGACGGAACCCGAAAAAGGAAAACTCAAATTTTATAATCGCTGGCTACCCCGTCTACCCAAAGACATTGGCCCCTGGGACCCGGCTCTGTTTCACGACGATGATACCGACAAATGGTATATGTACTGGGGATCATCGAATGTATACCCGATTTTCGGAGCCGAGCTGGATAAGAGCCGCAATCTGACCTATGCAGGCAACAATCCAGCCCAGGCTTATAAAGCCATGCTCTGGCTAGACCCGTATAAACACGGCTGGGAACGCTTCGGCCCTAACCATTCCGACCCGTTCAAACCCTTTACGGAGGGCGCCTGGATGACTAAATATAAGGGCAAATATTACCTGCAATATGGCGCGCCCGGCACTGAGTATAACGTATATGGCAATGGTACTTATGTTAGCAACGATCCGCTGGGGCCGTTTGAGTATGCACCTTATAATCCGGTTGCTTACAAGCCGGGCGGTTTCGCTACCGGTTGCGGACATGGCAATACGTTCCAGGACAATTTCGGTAACTATTGGAATACGGGCACCACCTGGATTGGCTACAATTGGGGCATGGAACGCCGAATTGTGATGAATCCGGCAGGTTTCGACAAAGACGACCATATGTTTGCCAACACGCGGTTTGGCGACTTTCCGCATTACCTACCTACCCAAAAAATTCCCAACCAGAACGGTACGGAAAGTGATGCACTGTTTACGGGCTGGATGCTTCTCAACTACAAAAAACCGGTCGTCGCTTCTTCGACCCTATCGACCCCCACCGATACCGTTCGAGTTGCAGCAAATGTAGCCGACGAAAATCCGCGCACATTCTGGGTCGCAGCTCAGAACAAACCAGGTGAAACCCTAACCGCTGACTTAGGAACGGAACGTGAGATACGGGCTGTTCAGGTCGATTACATCGACTATAAACAAACCGTTTATGATTCCGATTCGACCGTGTACACGCAGTTCAAAATCCTGACCTCAACCGACAATAAAAAGTGGGATGTTGTTGCCGATCTCACGAAAGAACCCAAACGCGACCGGGCCTGCGCCTATGTACAGCTGGACAAACCCGTTCGGGCGCGGTTTGTGCGATACGAGCACGTTTACGTTGCGGGTTCGCATCTGGCCATCAATGCATTCCGCATATTTGGCAATGGATTCGGGAAAGCCCCGGCAGCGCCCGCTACGCTTACCGCTAAACGGCAGAAAGACCAGCGCAATGCCGACCTGTCGTGGAGTAAGGTTCCCGGTGTTGTCGGCTACAACATCCGCTGGGGCATTGCCCCCGACAAACTTTATCAGAACTACCAGTTCTGGAACGACGAGGCCAATAGCTTCGAACTTAGGGCGCTAAACGTTGACGTACCGTATTATTTTGCGATCGAAGCCTTCGACGAAAATGGCGTATCCGTGTTGAGTAAAGTCACAGATGATGGATCGGGTTTGGGGAAAAAGTGA
- a CDS encoding cation diffusion facilitator family transporter — MAHDHHDSAPSHAGHSHGPTVLTSVNRALIIGAVLNSVYVVVEFGMGFYYNSLALIADAGHNLSDVASLLLSLLAFRLARVRQTPSFTYGYRKSTVLASLTNAVILLVTIGAILWESIQRFKHPEPVAGGPVAWVAGFGILINASSALLFFRDKDHDLNVKGAYLHLAADALVSLGVVIAGVVISYTGWVWLDPAIGLAVAAVILGSTWGLLNDSLRLSLDGVPADIDLPAVLADLRTVAGVRDVHHVHVWAMSTTENALTAHLVLQPGLSDSAETALKADVRHRLLHRNIGHATLETEVTTEADCGAEDC; from the coding sequence ATGGCTCACGATCACCACGACTCTGCCCCTAGTCACGCAGGCCATAGCCACGGCCCTACGGTTCTGACATCCGTTAATCGGGCGTTGATTATCGGGGCTGTGCTAAATTCGGTTTATGTAGTGGTTGAATTCGGTATGGGATTCTATTACAATTCGCTGGCACTGATTGCTGATGCGGGACATAATCTGAGTGATGTAGCCAGTTTGCTTCTTTCGCTGTTGGCCTTTCGCCTTGCGCGTGTTCGGCAAACACCGAGTTTCACCTATGGATACCGGAAAAGCACGGTATTGGCTTCATTGACCAACGCCGTCATTTTGCTGGTTACGATCGGGGCTATTTTGTGGGAAAGTATCCAGCGTTTCAAGCACCCGGAGCCGGTTGCCGGTGGACCCGTTGCCTGGGTTGCCGGATTTGGTATACTCATCAATGCGTCTTCGGCCTTGTTGTTCTTCCGGGATAAAGACCACGATCTGAACGTTAAAGGCGCTTATCTGCATCTGGCAGCCGACGCGCTGGTGTCGCTTGGCGTGGTCATAGCCGGTGTTGTTATCAGTTATACGGGCTGGGTCTGGCTCGATCCGGCTATTGGATTGGCTGTTGCTGCCGTCATTCTGGGTTCGACCTGGGGGCTACTCAATGATAGTTTGCGGCTCTCGCTCGATGGCGTTCCGGCCGATATCGACCTACCTGCAGTGCTGGCCGATCTGCGCACAGTTGCAGGTGTGCGCGATGTGCATCACGTTCATGTGTGGGCTATGAGTACGACCGAAAATGCGCTTACGGCTCACCTTGTCTTACAACCCGGTCTGTCCGACAGTGCCGAAACGGCTCTTAAGGCTGATGTTCGCCATCGATTATTACACCGTAACATTGGCCATGCCACGCTTGAAACAGAAGTAACGACAGAGGCTGACTGCGGAGCCGAAGACTGTTGA
- a CDS encoding NAD(P)/FAD-dependent oxidoreductase → MGTTDTFDVVIVGGSYAGLSAALLLGRSLRKVLVIDSGQPCNQQTPHSHSFLTRDGETPAQIASIAKEQLLHYPTVSFVNDLATEARAESNEFTVETATGHQVRSRKLLLATGIYDIMPAIDGFAECWGRSVLHCPYCHGYEVHGQRLGIIANGDVAHKMVRLIQHWSSDLTLFTNGPATLTAEQWQTTQQLGIPVIETEIAAVEHQQGQLKNLRFPDGSIHEVDAIFSPIPFRQHSDLAAQLGCDFDESGLIKVGEFGQTSIPGLFAAGDNSTPFRQVSIAATNGGKAGVWMNHELIDEDIAHRLHTSVLD, encoded by the coding sequence ATGGGTACAACAGATACATTCGACGTTGTCATTGTTGGGGGGAGTTATGCTGGTTTGAGTGCGGCTTTACTTCTCGGACGATCGTTAAGAAAAGTGCTTGTCATCGATAGTGGCCAGCCCTGCAATCAGCAGACACCTCACTCCCATAGCTTTCTGACCCGCGACGGTGAAACGCCCGCCCAGATTGCATCCATCGCCAAAGAGCAACTGCTGCATTACCCAACGGTTTCATTCGTAAATGATCTGGCAACAGAAGCCCGAGCCGAGTCGAACGAGTTTACCGTGGAAACCGCAACCGGGCATCAGGTCCGATCGCGCAAACTGCTATTGGCAACTGGTATTTACGATATCATGCCAGCAATCGACGGGTTTGCCGAATGCTGGGGACGATCTGTTTTGCACTGCCCCTATTGTCATGGCTATGAAGTTCATGGTCAACGACTTGGCATAATCGCCAACGGAGATGTTGCCCACAAAATGGTGCGGCTTATTCAACACTGGAGCTCAGATTTAACGCTGTTTACAAACGGCCCTGCCACCCTAACAGCTGAGCAATGGCAAACGACACAACAGCTTGGCATACCGGTTATTGAAACCGAAATCGCGGCTGTCGAGCATCAGCAAGGTCAGCTAAAAAACCTTCGCTTTCCAGACGGATCGATCCATGAAGTGGACGCCATTTTCAGCCCTATTCCGTTTCGGCAACATAGTGATCTGGCAGCCCAACTTGGGTGTGATTTCGACGAATCTGGCCTGATTAAGGTCGGTGAATTCGGCCAAACCAGCATACCAGGTTTGTTTGCAGCCGGAGATAATAGCACTCCCTTTCGGCAGGTGTCGATCGCTGCGACGAACGGAGGTAAAGCCGGAGTCTGGATGAACCATGAGTTGATCGATGAAGATATTGCTCACCGGCTGCATACCAGCGTTTTGGATTAG
- a CDS encoding GNAT family N-acetyltransferase, with amino-acid sequence MQFFFRNDQPEVAVDLLREVGQWLVDNDRELWTVDALTLDNLIDDFTRDKLYVMYTDRGNGTAPEPAAAFILQWEDPHYWPDIPANTSGFIHKLAIRRPFNGQNLFALILEFSREECLKRGIYTLQLETDAGRPKLMQFYERYGFQPTYQHDMSEFGKSFTCQFYIMTF; translated from the coding sequence ATGCAATTCTTCTTCCGAAACGACCAGCCCGAAGTGGCCGTTGATCTATTACGCGAAGTCGGTCAATGGCTTGTTGACAATGATCGCGAACTCTGGACTGTTGACGCCCTGACACTCGACAACCTCATCGACGATTTTACCCGCGATAAGCTCTATGTGATGTATACCGACCGCGGTAACGGAACAGCACCAGAACCAGCAGCAGCCTTCATACTTCAATGGGAAGACCCGCATTACTGGCCCGATATTCCGGCCAACACGTCGGGCTTTATCCATAAATTAGCGATCAGGCGTCCGTTTAATGGGCAAAACCTGTTCGCGCTGATTCTGGAGTTTAGCCGGGAGGAATGCCTCAAACGAGGTATTTACACGCTTCAGCTTGAAACCGACGCGGGGCGACCTAAACTCATGCAGTTTTACGAACGATATGGATTTCAGCCTACTTATCAGCATGATATGAGCGAATTCGGCAAGTCGTTTACCTGTCAGTTTTACATCATGACGTTTTAA
- a CDS encoding DUF3823 domain-containing protein: MTNWRTYRHKLVYSVMIALLGGLLISGCSKWNLEPKEITPTSSSTLPTVTITNVDNFSITGRGTVVTFTFNVTSVPRVTVKELGVCYSTTNKTPSLADASGTTALAKAKDLTLPSSIGITLTAKGTYYYRAYALLDDGRVSYSKLDSFVI; the protein is encoded by the coding sequence ATGACTAACTGGCGAACTTACCGGCACAAGCTAGTTTATAGTGTAATGATTGCCCTACTTGGCGGCCTGTTAATATCCGGGTGTTCGAAATGGAATCTGGAGCCTAAAGAAATAACACCCACTTCGTCGTCGACCCTTCCCACCGTAACCATTACGAACGTGGATAATTTTTCGATAACCGGACGTGGTACTGTGGTGACCTTTACCTTCAACGTAACCTCGGTACCCCGCGTAACCGTCAAAGAGCTGGGTGTTTGTTATTCAACTACGAATAAAACTCCATCGCTGGCCGATGCATCAGGAACAACAGCCCTTGCAAAAGCTAAAGATCTGACTTTACCCAGCTCAATAGGCATTACCCTTACAGCAAAAGGAACGTACTATTACCGAGCCTATGCGCTTCTCGACGATGGGCGAGTCAGTTATAGCAAACTCGATTCGTTTGTGATTTGA